The window ACCGAGCCCCGCCTTGGAGACAATGAGACCCATGAAGGTGAACAGCGGTATGGTCGCGAAGGTGTACTCCATTGCGCTGTCGCCGGTGGCAATCTTGAGCAGCGCAAACGAGAGCTCGACACTGTCGCGCATGAACCAGATGGCGACAAAGCTGACGAGCCCGAGTGCGATCGGGATGTACACACCGAGGTAGATCAGCAGCACGATCGCCACCACCGAACACAGGCCGATCTCGATCGGGGTCATCGCGTCGCGCCTCGGGCGGGGCCGGTGTTGCTCTGTGTGCCGAGCAGACCGTGCAGGATGAAGTGGAGGACGCAGAGCGCGGCACTGCAGACGATCACGAGCTTCACCGGCCACCACGGCGCGGTGAACACGCCGGGCACCCCGAAGAAGTCACGCGTCTCGTACATGTCAACGAATTCGGGCCACATCGCGTACACGATGAGGCCCATGAACACCGCACTGAGCAGGTCGATCAGCCGCCGCAGGCCGTCCGATGCGCGCGCCCGGTGTTGACCGAGCAGGCTCAGGAAACCGTCCGAGCGGGTCAGGCGCCCGACCCGCACCACGTCGGGCAACTGCAGGAAGACGATCAGCACCATCGAGAACTGCACCACTTCGACGGCGCCGAGAAAGGGCTTGCCGAAGACACTGCGCGCGATGATGTCGTAGTTGACGACGGCGATCAGCATCAGCACGACCGCCGTCCCGACGGCGTTCGCCACGATGGCGACGCCGTCGGCCAGGCGTTTGACCGTGCGCATCACGGGGCCACGCGGTCCGCTACTGCGCGCGACCGCGCCCACCGTCTTCGGCGATCAGGGTGCACCGTTTGCCCAATCCACCACCGGCTCGAAACCGGCTGCCTTGAGCTTGTCCATGTAGGCAACCAGCATGTCAGTGCCCGGCTGGCCCTTGCCGTTCAGCGACGCCGCCCACTCGTGTGCGACATTCGGCATCGCCTCCGCCCACCCCTTGCGCTCGGCCGGGTCCATCTCGACGATGGTGCCGCCTGCCTCGACGTAGGCGTCACGGCTGGCCTGCGCCCGGTCCATCGCGATACTGGCGACATGGTCCCGGTAGGCCACCGCGACCTCCTGCAGCACGCCTTTGACCTCGTCGGGCAGTTTGTCCCAGTAGCGCTTGTTGACCGTGATGGTCTTGGAGTTCACCGCACCGATGTCCGCGCGCAGCATGTAGGGCGCAACCTCGGCGATCTTGAAGGTCTTGGCGGCTTCGGGCCAGAGCATGGCGTGGTCGACCAGGCCGGTCTGCAGCATGTTGTAGAAGTCGGTCAGGCCACCGCGCACGCCGGCCGCCCCCTCGATGCCCTCGAGATACCGCAGGTTCATGCCGGCACCCGCCACCTTTCCGCCCTCGACATCCGCGAGCGAGGAGATCGGGTTGCGCGAGAAGATCTGGTAGGTGTCGAGCACGACACCGGTCGCGAGATAGACCTGGTTCTGTGCGTCAAACTCGGCCTGCATCGCCGGGTATTCCTTGGCGATCTCGTCGACCGCCTTGGCAACGGCGCGAGCGTCCGCGGCAACGAACGGGGTCACCGCGGATATCGCCTGGCTGGGCAACTTCGAGTTGTGAAAGATGGTGGTCACGATGCCGATGTCACCGAGTCCGAGCTTGATGCCCTCGAGCACGCCCTTGGGCTTGACGATGGTGCCACCGTAGCTCTCCTGCCAGGCCATTTTGTAGTTGCCGGACGCCGCCAGACGCTTGTCGATCTCCGGGATGAAAAAGTTGGTGAACTCCTTCACCCAGAGCGCGCGCGCCGGGTAGCCGTCGATCACCACGGCGTTGATGGTTTCCGCTGCTGCCACGGGCAAGGCGCTCGCGCCGAGTAACAGTGACGCTGCGAGGCAGCTTTGGGTCAGGCGTTTGATCATGGTTTCCCCTCCTCGGTGTGCCCTGATATCAGGCTTTTTTCCACTCTGTGATCACGTCGGTTCCCGCGGCGACAAACAGCCGTGCCACGGGACAATACAACTCGACCTCGCGCGCCACCGCCGCGAGCTCGGCCTCGCTCGCCGGGCCGTGGGCGGTGACCGTCTGGCGCACCGCCGTGAACGGCACCGCCACCGACTCCGACAGGGTCACACCACGCCGATCGAAATCGCAGGCGACGTCGATGTCGAGGTGGCCAATGTCTATGCCAAGCTTGGCTGCACATTTGTGGCCGATGACATTGGTGCAGCCAGCCAACGCCGCGAGCACCGTGTCCGTCGGCGTCGGGCCGGCGTTGCCGCCGCCGCGCTCGACCGGCTCATCGATGGTCAGCGTCAGATCGCGCACCCGCACGTCTGCGCGGGAATGGTCCGGACAGTGGGCCGAGGCACGCAACGTGACCGTGGTTTTCGGTTTCGGTGTGATGGCCATTTACAGTACCGTACAAACGTCGTCGAAGTCGAAGCGCGGCAGGCGCGGAAACAGTGCGCTCTCGTCGGCGTAGCCGAGGTTGCACAGGAAGTTTGAGCGCCACCCCGATTCGCCGAAGAACTCCGCGTCGACCACCGCATTCGAGAAGCCGGACATCGCGCCGACATCGAGGCCGAGTGCCCGCGCCGCAATCATCAGGTACGCACCCTGCAATGTCGAATTGCGGTACGCCGTGTCCTCGGCGTAGTCCGGGTTGTTGGCAAACAGCGGTTTGCGGTCCTCGTGCGGGAACAGCCGATCGAGCTGCTGCCAGTAATTCGGGTCCCACGCGACGATAGCGGTCACAGGCGCATCGCGCATCTTCGGTACATTCTTGTCTTTCAGCGCTTTGGCAAGCCTGTCCTTCGCTGCGTCGCTGACAACGAACACCAAGCGGGCCGGACAGGTGTTCATGCTGGTCGGCCCGCGGATGACGATGTCGAAGAGGGCCTGCAGGGTGTCCTGGCTGACCGGGCGGTCGGTCCACGCGTAGTGTGAGCGTGCGTCGCGCAGGATCAGGTCAATGCTGTCGTCGTCGAGTCGCGATATCCGTGCACGCAAGGCCCGCACGGCCGTCTGGGCGGCCTCGCGATCCGGTGAACCGTCTGGCCCGCTCACGCCGCGCCCTCGATCGCCGGGGCTTCGTCGACCACGGGACTCGAACAGAGACCGATCGATTCGATTTCGATGTCGATGCGCTCGCCCGGCTGCAGCCAGCGCGGGTTGGGCTTCTTCGCGTGCCCCACCCCGGGCGGCGTCCCCATGGCCAGCATGTCACCCGATTCGAGCGTGCAGAATTCGGACACGATGGCGATGGCCTGAGCCACGCTCCAGATCATGTTGGCTGTGTTTGACGACTGCAGCACCTCGGCGCCAACCCGGCTCTCGATCTTGAGCCCGGCCGCACCCGGCGGCAACGCGTCGGCCGTGACCACGTGCGGCCCGACCGCACCGGTGGCGTCGAAGTTCTTGCCCGGCGTCCACTGGTGCGTCTTGCGCTGGAAAGCGCGCACGGACCCGTCGTTGAAGACGGTGTACCCAAACACGTGGTCGAGTGCCGACGACTCGGGAATGTGGCGCCCCCCGCGGCCGATGATGACCATCAGCTCCGCCTCGTAGTCGAGTTGTTCGCAACACCGGGGGCGCACCATCGGCTGCCCGGCGGCCATCAGCGACTGCGGCCGCCGCATGAACAACGCCGGGTAGTCCGGGATGTCGTAGCCGCCTTCCTTGATGTGCTCGACGTAGTTGAGGCCGAGGCAGAGCACCGTGCTGGGCCGCGACAACGGCAGCGCCGGCTCGATGTCGCCGACTGCAACCCCCTCGCCGCTCGCCGCGGCACACACCGCCTGCAGCGCCAGGTCACCGACCAGGGCCGCGAGATCCGGACCGACCCCCGGCACCGCCGAGCTGAGGTTGATTGCCCGGTCTCCGTCGACCCGGTACACCGACTGGTGTCCGTCGACCTGCCCCACCAACAGTCGCATGCTCTTCTCCCGCCGCACTCTGCTGGCGAGTATTGGCGATTTATTCTGACTTCGTCAAGAATTATCGATATTATTTCAGCGGGCTTTCAGAGGAACCGGTCATGCCAAGCTGGAACGAATACAAGGCCGAGGCGACGGCGCGCGGCGCGTTGGCTCTTGAACTCTATGTAGTGCAGTCGGTGCCGGCGGGCGAGCCCGAGGCGGTGCGCGCCAACCTGCCCGATCACCTGGCCTACCAGGCGTCGCTGGAGGCATCCGGCGTGCTCGTGATGGCCGGGCCCGTGTCGGATGAAACCGGCGAGCTCATGCAGGGCGCCGGCCAGATCATCTACCGCGCCGACTCGCTGGAAGCCGCACGCGGCCACGCCGAAGCCGACCCGATGCACGCGAGCGGCGCCCGCCGCTACACCCTGCGCCGCTGGCTGGTGAACGAGGGCGCACTCACGGTGTCGGTCAAGCTCAGCGCCCAGCAGGTGTCACTCGGCTGAAGCCGTCGCGGCCCCCTCGCCGTCCGCGAGGCGGTCGGCGAAGGTGCCGAGCAGCGTGTGCTTGAGGATCTTGCCGGTCGCCGCGGTCGGGAAGCCGTCGACGATCACCAGCTGCTGCGGCAGCTTGTAGGCGACCAGCCGCTCGCGCAGCCAGCGGTGTATCGCGTCGGCCGTGACCGCCCCGTCCGTCAGCACGAAGGCCACGATCTCCTCGTTGCCCGGCACCGCGCGCCCGACCACGGCGGCCTGGTAGACGGCCGGGTGGCGCGTGAGCATGTCTTCGACCTCGGGCGGGTAGACATTGAAACCCGAGCGGATGATCAGCTCTTTCAGCCGACCGGCGATGAACAGGGCGCCGTCGTCGTCAATCCGACCGAGGTCCCCGCTGCGCAACCAGCCGTCGTCGGTCAGGGCCTCGAGGCTACGTTCCGGGTCGCGGTAGTAGCCCAGCATGATGTTCTCCCCGCGGATCCAGATCTCACCGATGCCGTCGGTGTCAGGCTGGTCGATGCGCAATTCGATGCCATCGAGCGGCCAGCCGACGGCGTTGTCCTCGCGCGGCCTGTCCGGCCGGCCGGTCGAGACCGTCGGCGCGGCTTCGGTGATGCCGTAGCCATTGGCAAGCGCGACACCGAATTCCGCTTCGGCGCGCCGCTTGAGGTCGGGGTCGAGTGGCGCACCGCCGGTCGAGGTGCGCCGGATGGCGGGTGCGTGGAGCGCACGGCCTGTGGCGTCCATGTGGGCGAACAGCGCCGACATCATCTGCGGCACCGCGGGGAACACGGTGACGCCGTCGGCCAACGCGTCGAGCACCGAGGCCGGGTTGTAGCGGGTGTGCAGTCGAACGCGTGCACCCGCGTGGATGGCCGGCAGCATCAGCGAGGCGAAGCCGAAGATGTGCGTCATCGGCAAGGCACACAACACGTCGTCGCTCGCCATGGCGCCCCAGACTTTGGCGACGCCGACGGTGTTGAAGATGAGGTTGCGGTGGCTGAGCATCACCCCCTTGGGCGCGCTGGTGGTGCCGGTGGTGTACATCAGTGCCGCAACCTGACGATCGGACGGGTCGACCGGCTCGACCTCGGTGTCGGCCACCGGGCTGACCACCACCGGGCCGACGTCCAGCGTCAGCAACGTCGTCGCACCGAGCCGTTCGGCGTGGGCCGCCGCCTCGGCCGACACGTGGCGGGTGCAGACCACACACCGCGCACCCGCGTGGGCGACCGTGGCCGCGACTTCCGACTCGGATTGGCGGGCGTTCACCAATGTCACCCAGGCGTCGAGCCGCGACAGCGCAAACACGACCACCGGGAACAGCGCGCAGTTCTCCGCGAGCAGCACCACGCGATCACCGGCCCGCACGCCGTGCGTCGCCAGCGCCTCGGCCAGGGCGATCGATTGCGCACGCAGCGCCCCGAAGCCCACAGACCGGCCGTCGTGGTCAATGAACGCCGTGTCGGCGGCCGGGTGGTGGGCTATCAGCTCGTGCAGCCGTCGCATGCGCCAGTCTCCGAAAGCGGGTGTCGCCACCGCCTGCTCGCGTGCAGGCGGTGGCCACGAACAGCATACGCGTGCACCCGCCACAGGGCACGCCACCGCCCGCGCGGCGACGTTGACCCCACCGTTGCCACCCGGCTAGGGTGCGGTCACGGAGTCACGGACAGCGAGGGACACCCGCGTGAACACCCCTGCCCCGGTCGCCCTGATCGTCGGCGCCGGCGACCACATCGGCGCCGCCATCGCACGGCGCTTTGCCCGCGGCGGCTACACGGTGTGCCTCGGCCGCCGCCGCGGCGAGGCGCTCGCCCCACTGGTCGCAGACATCGAAGCGGCGGGTGGCACCGCGCACGGCTTTTCGCTCGATGCGCGTGACGAAACCCAGGTCGAGGCGCGGTTCGCGTGGATCGAAGACAGCGTCGGCCCGCTGTCGGTGGTGGTATCGAACGTCGGCGGCAACGTGCAGTTCCCGCTTCGCGACACCACCAGCCGGGTGTTCCGCAAGGTCTGGGAGATGTGCACGCTGACCGGCTTTCTGGTCGGCCGCGAGGCCGCGCGCGTGATGGTGCCGCGCCGGCACGGCAGCGTGTTCTTCACGGGCGCCACCGCGAGTGTGCGCGGCAGTGCCGGCTACGCCGCCTTCGCCGCCGGCAAACACGGGCTGCGCGCGCTGGCAGAGAGCATGGCGCGCGAGTTCGGCTCCGAAGGCATTCACGTCGCCCACCTGATCATCGACGCCGGTGTCGACACCGACTGGGTGCGCGAGCGCATCCGCGCACGCGGTGATGACCCGGATGCGCTGCCGCCGGGCAGCCTCATGAACCCCGACTCGGTGGCCGAGACCTACTGGCAGTTGCACCACCAGCCGCGCGACGCCTGGACCTTCGAGATGGATCTGCGGCCGGCCGTGGAGCATTGGTGACGCAACGCACCCTAGGAGTTTGCCACGGCGGGTGCGGCGGCCTCAGCGGTCCTCGGTTATCGCGCTATCCGACAGGTGCGCAACACTGCCCGGCACATTGGCGAAGATCCGGTCCATGACGGCGTGGCCGTCGGCACGCGACGCCTCAGCGTTGTTGCGCCAATCGGGCACCACATCACACACATCGGGCACCGGCTCATTGCGGCCGCAGGCGACCTGATTGAAGCGCGGCAAGGTCACGCCAAACTGTGCGTGGACGCGCGTCTGCTGGCCGGTATCCACGGCAATCGCGAGGTCCGCTGACACCAGGTGGTCTCGGGGCAGCTTGCGCGACACGCGATGCGCAAGGTCGACCCCTTTCTCACGGTGGTGTCTTGCACGAAATCGACACTCACGTGCGGTGCGTGTTCAAGGCCGGCCGATCACACAGCCACGGGCGCACCGGATGGCAGCGCCTGCCTCAGTGCCTATGCGGCCGTCGTACTCCGAAAGAGGTTGCCCATGCACATGAATAACACGGTGGTTCCAGCCGTCACACGCGCTCCTGCGGCCCGACAGACCGTGCCGGCTTGGCTTCGTTTACACCATGAACCGGTCGCCTGGCTGGGTACAACCGACGTCGCGGCGAACCGCTGCGAGACGCCATACCGCAAGGATGGCAGCACGCGGAGGCCAGGCGGCGGCGCACAGCCGCCTCAGATCGGGTAATCGATCACGATGATGTCGCCAATCATCGGCACGAACACCGCCTTCAGGGCGTCGTGGGCCGGGTGCGGCAGGTAGGCGTCTCGCGCCGCGGCGTCTTCGAAGGTCATCAGCACGACGTGGGTGTAGCCCTTGTCGAGGCCCTCGGGGCTCTCGTTGGCGCCGCATTCGATACCGACGATGCCCGGGATCTCGTCCGGGATGCGCTTGAAGTGGGCAAACAGGGCGTCGATGTCGGCGGGGCCAACCTCGGGCTTGAACTGAATCAACAGCAGGTGGCGCATACCGGGCTCCCGGGCACAAAAAAACGCGCCGGAGCGCGTTAAATGGTGGGCCGTGAAGGATTCGAACCTTCGACCAATTGATTAAAAGTCAACTGCTCTACCAACTGAGCTAACGGCCCAACTAAGCTGCGCAGTATAGCGGGCAAACCGGCGCGCGCCAAGCGCCCCGAGCCGAGCTGCCCACACCGAGAGGCGCCCTATTCGCCGATTTCGCTGAGCCGCCTCTGCGCGAGCAGCGCCGCGGTGGTCCGCGGGTGCCGGCTGACCACGCCCTCGAGCGTCGCGCGCGCGGCCTCGATGTCGCCCAGCTCGTGCTCGACGAAGCCGACCTTGAGTCGCGCGTCGGGCGCCTTCTTGTCCGCCGGGTACAGCACCAGCAATTGGTCGAAGTAGCCGCGCGCCGACTCGAACTGGCGCTGCGCGTACTGCGCTTCGCCCAACCAGTAGAGTGCGCCGGCGTTGTAGCTGCCGTTCGGGTACTGCGAGAGGAGCTTTTCGAAGCCCGAGGTCGCGGCGTTGTAGCGGCCGTTGACGAGATCGAGGTAGGCGTTGTCGAACAGCGATTTCTCGGCCGGGTCAGCGTCCTCGGGTGGCGTCAGCAGTGCGCTGGTGGCGGGCGCCGTGGCGTCCGCTGGCTGCGTGGCCGCCCGTGCCACCGCTGTGGTGGTGTTTGCGGCAGCCGGTGCTGCGGCAGCCGTCGCTGCGGCAGCCGATGCTGCGGTGGTAGCTCCGGGCGTCGCCACGCCGGGCGTCGCCACGCCGGGCGTCGCATCGCCGAGTGCCGTCGGTTCGCGCACCAGCGACTGGGTCTGCGCCGCGGCCGC of the Pseudomonadota bacterium genome contains:
- the ybgF gene encoding tol-pal system protein YbgF yields the protein MLLRPAHHRPLRVAVFCCLAAVATGAMAESPIEQRVQRLERILDNRVLIDLLQRIDGLQREMRQLRGEIELQRNELATMDQRNRDLYIDTDRRLQDLETRSSAAAAQTQSLVREPTALGDATPGVATPGVATPGATTAASAAAATAAAAPAAANTTTAVARAATQPADATAPATSALLTPPEDADPAEKSLFDNAYLDLVNGRYNAATSGFEKLLSQYPNGSYNAGALYWLGEAQYAQRQFESARGYFDQLLVLYPADKKAPDARLKVGFVEHELGDIEAARATLEGVVSRHPRTTAALLAQRRLSEIGE
- a CDS encoding SDR family NAD(P)-dependent oxidoreductase, whose amino-acid sequence is MNTPAPVALIVGAGDHIGAAIARRFARGGYTVCLGRRRGEALAPLVADIEAAGGTAHGFSLDARDETQVEARFAWIEDSVGPLSVVVSNVGGNVQFPLRDTTSRVFRKVWEMCTLTGFLVGREAARVMVPRRHGSVFFTGATASVRGSAGYAAFAAGKHGLRALAESMAREFGSEGIHVAHLIIDAGVDTDWVRERIRARGDDPDALPPGSLMNPDSVAETYWQLHHQPRDAWTFEMDLRPAVEHW
- a CDS encoding Dabb family protein, with the translated sequence MRHLLLIQFKPEVGPADIDALFAHFKRIPDEIPGIVGIECGANESPEGLDKGYTHVVLMTFEDAAARDAYLPHPAHDALKAVFVPMIGDIIVIDYPI
- a CDS encoding YciI family protein, with the translated sequence MPSWNEYKAEATARGALALELYVVQSVPAGEPEAVRANLPDHLAYQASLEASGVLVMAGPVSDETGELMQGAGQIIYRADSLEAARGHAEADPMHASGARRYTLRRWLVNEGALTVSVKLSAQQVSLG
- a CDS encoding TRAP transporter small permease; translation: MRTVKRLADGVAIVANAVGTAVVLMLIAVVNYDIIARSVFGKPFLGAVEVVQFSMVLIVFLQLPDVVRVGRLTRSDGFLSLLGQHRARASDGLRRLIDLLSAVFMGLIVYAMWPEFVDMYETRDFFGVPGVFTAPWWPVKLVIVCSAALCVLHFILHGLLGTQSNTGPARGATR
- a CDS encoding fumarylacetoacetate hydrolase family protein, whose amino-acid sequence is MRLLVGQVDGHQSVYRVDGDRAINLSSAVPGVGPDLAALVGDLALQAVCAAASGEGVAVGDIEPALPLSRPSTVLCLGLNYVEHIKEGGYDIPDYPALFMRRPQSLMAAGQPMVRPRCCEQLDYEAELMVIIGRGGRHIPESSALDHVFGYTVFNDGSVRAFQRKTHQWTPGKNFDATGAVGPHVVTADALPPGAAGLKIESRVGAEVLQSSNTANMIWSVAQAIAIVSEFCTLESGDMLAMGTPPGVGHAKKPNPRWLQPGERIDIEIESIGLCSSPVVDEAPAIEGAA
- a CDS encoding malonic semialdehyde reductase yields the protein MSGPDGSPDREAAQTAVRALRARISRLDDDSIDLILRDARSHYAWTDRPVSQDTLQALFDIVIRGPTSMNTCPARLVFVVSDAAKDRLAKALKDKNVPKMRDAPVTAIVAWDPNYWQQLDRLFPHEDRKPLFANNPDYAEDTAYRNSTLQGAYLMIAARALGLDVGAMSGFSNAVVDAEFFGESGWRSNFLCNLGYADESALFPRLPRFDFDDVCTVL
- a CDS encoding OsmC family protein, whose amino-acid sequence is MAITPKPKTTVTLRASAHCPDHSRADVRVRDLTLTIDEPVERGGGNAGPTPTDTVLAALAGCTNVIGHKCAAKLGIDIGHLDIDVACDFDRRGVTLSESVAVPFTAVRQTVTAHGPASEAELAAVAREVELYCPVARLFVAAGTDVITEWKKA
- a CDS encoding AMP-binding protein, whose product is MRRLHELIAHHPAADTAFIDHDGRSVGFGALRAQSIALAEALATHGVRAGDRVVLLAENCALFPVVVFALSRLDAWVTLVNARQSESEVAATVAHAGARCVVCTRHVSAEAAAHAERLGATTLLTLDVGPVVVSPVADTEVEPVDPSDRQVAALMYTTGTTSAPKGVMLSHRNLIFNTVGVAKVWGAMASDDVLCALPMTHIFGFASLMLPAIHAGARVRLHTRYNPASVLDALADGVTVFPAVPQMMSALFAHMDATGRALHAPAIRRTSTGGAPLDPDLKRRAEAEFGVALANGYGITEAAPTVSTGRPDRPREDNAVGWPLDGIELRIDQPDTDGIGEIWIRGENIMLGYYRDPERSLEALTDDGWLRSGDLGRIDDDGALFIAGRLKELIIRSGFNVYPPEVEDMLTRHPAVYQAAVVGRAVPGNEEIVAFVLTDGAVTADAIHRWLRERLVAYKLPQQLVIVDGFPTAATGKILKHTLLGTFADRLADGEGAATASAE
- a CDS encoding C4-dicarboxylate TRAP transporter substrate-binding protein encodes the protein MIKRLTQSCLAASLLLGASALPVAAAETINAVVIDGYPARALWVKEFTNFFIPEIDKRLAASGNYKMAWQESYGGTIVKPKGVLEGIKLGLGDIGIVTTIFHNSKLPSQAISAVTPFVAADARAVAKAVDEIAKEYPAMQAEFDAQNQVYLATGVVLDTYQIFSRNPISSLADVEGGKVAGAGMNLRYLEGIEGAAGVRGGLTDFYNMLQTGLVDHAMLWPEAAKTFKIAEVAPYMLRADIGAVNSKTITVNKRYWDKLPDEVKGVLQEVAVAYRDHVASIAMDRAQASRDAYVEAGGTIVEMDPAERKGWAEAMPNVAHEWAASLNGKGQPGTDMLVAYMDKLKAAGFEPVVDWANGAP